The following are encoded in a window of Fibrobacter sp. UWB2 genomic DNA:
- a CDS encoding metallophosphoesterase, whose translation MELKGSERQLWICGDIHDELSALVRNTINRGISCADILVVGDFGAGFGRPNSMNVAYGKVHATLEKNDICIHTIRGNHDDPLFFDGLHNFERLHFLQDHRILPKVSPKRSTSLFRTKLRFLLNRLLCGLFDVCNMRR comes from the coding sequence TTGGAATTGAAGGGTAGTGAACGACAACTTTGGATTTGTGGGGATATTCACGATGAATTATCTGCGCTTGTCCGGAATACGATAAATCGTGGGATATCGTGTGCCGATATCCTGGTTGTCGGTGATTTTGGCGCTGGTTTCGGTCGTCCAAATTCGATGAATGTCGCCTATGGCAAGGTGCATGCTACTCTTGAGAAAAATGATATTTGCATACACACGATTCGTGGCAATCACGACGATCCATTGTTTTTCGATGGCTTGCATAATTTTGAACGCCTTCACTTTTTGCAGGACCATCGCATATTACCGAAGGTCTCCCCGAAACGGTCGACATCGTTGTTTCGCACGAAGCTCCGCTTTCTTTTGAACCGCCTCTTGTGCGGGTTGTTTGATGTTTGCAATATGCGTCGTTAA
- the yihA gene encoding ribosome biogenesis GTP-binding protein YihA/YsxC gives MSIKEKVVHQAPVEVGGYTVRSAKFVKAAVNLKGLPEEHLPQIAFLGRSNVGKSSLMNTLMGQKKLVKISSTPGKTRELNFFKVNDEFFLVDLPGVGFAKVNNAKRDQMSDFIREYVEKCKDLKGLIYLVDIRHGGTPIDIETVESIRATGCPVLVVASKRDKVNQSELAKGLRDIQQRLDLDQKPLCVSSLKKTGLDELWTEILEAIHSDNGKDAT, from the coding sequence ATGAGTATAAAAGAAAAAGTCGTCCACCAGGCCCCTGTCGAAGTTGGCGGTTACACCGTCCGTTCGGCAAAGTTTGTCAAGGCCGCCGTGAACCTCAAGGGTCTCCCCGAAGAACACCTCCCGCAAATTGCCTTCCTCGGACGCTCCAACGTGGGCAAGTCTTCGCTCATGAACACCCTCATGGGCCAGAAAAAACTCGTGAAAATCAGTTCGACCCCCGGAAAAACGCGCGAATTGAATTTTTTCAAAGTCAATGACGAATTTTTTCTTGTAGATTTACCAGGTGTAGGGTTCGCTAAAGTCAACAATGCAAAGCGCGACCAGATGTCCGACTTTATCCGAGAATACGTCGAGAAGTGCAAGGACCTCAAGGGACTTATCTACCTCGTAGATATCCGCCACGGAGGAACCCCCATCGACATCGAGACGGTCGAAAGCATCCGCGCCACGGGCTGCCCCGTGTTGGTTGTTGCGAGCAAGCGTGACAAGGTGAACCAGTCCGAACTCGCCAAGGGGCTCCGCGACATCCAGCAGCGCCTGGACCTCGACCAGAAGCCGCTTTGCGTCAGTTCGCTCAAGAAAACCGGGCTCGACGAACTCTGGACCGAAATCCTAGAGGCAATACATAGCGATAATGGAAAAGACGCGACTTAA
- the pyrC gene encoding dihydroorotase has translation MFLPLPDDFHAHLRQGELMPGYVRDLVAQFGRAIIMPNTVPAMTSAKAIADYKKQILEAAAPVRPDFEPLMTFKLNPNYTEQDLKDMMAVGVVAGKYYPAGVTTNSQDGISDFEAVFPVVAMMEKLGLVLCVHGEEPGEFCLDREPAFIKRVETLAEKFPKLRIVFEHLSSAKSVEAVKRLPANVAATFTVHHLMMTLDDIVGDALRPHHFCKPLPKRPEDRKAIREAAFSGNPKFFLGTDSAPHQQGKKECPCGAAGVYSAPVAIPLLVQEFDRAGALDKLPNFIAGFGADFYHLPRTTKQIEVVKESWTVPAVVNGVVPLAAGQTLEWKLK, from the coding sequence ATGTTCCTTCCATTACCAGACGATTTTCATGCGCACTTGCGCCAAGGCGAACTCATGCCCGGTTACGTCCGCGATCTTGTAGCCCAGTTTGGCCGCGCCATCATCATGCCGAACACAGTTCCCGCGATGACTAGCGCAAAAGCAATCGCCGACTACAAAAAACAGATTCTCGAAGCCGCCGCTCCGGTGCGCCCGGACTTTGAACCGCTCATGACATTCAAGCTGAACCCGAACTACACGGAACAGGACTTGAAGGACATGATGGCCGTAGGCGTTGTCGCAGGCAAGTACTACCCCGCAGGCGTAACGACGAACAGCCAGGACGGCATCAGCGATTTCGAAGCGGTTTTCCCCGTTGTCGCCATGATGGAAAAGCTAGGCCTGGTACTTTGTGTACACGGCGAAGAACCCGGTGAATTCTGCCTGGACCGCGAACCCGCATTCATCAAGCGCGTCGAAACTCTCGCCGAAAAGTTTCCGAAGCTCCGCATCGTGTTCGAGCACTTGAGCAGCGCAAAATCCGTCGAAGCCGTGAAGCGCCTCCCCGCAAACGTCGCCGCCACATTCACGGTACACCACCTGATGATGACCCTCGACGATATCGTCGGCGATGCACTGCGCCCGCACCACTTCTGCAAGCCCTTGCCGAAGCGCCCCGAAGACCGCAAGGCCATCCGCGAAGCCGCCTTCAGCGGAAACCCGAAGTTCTTCCTTGGTACCGATTCCGCCCCGCACCAGCAGGGCAAAAAGGAATGCCCGTGTGGCGCCGCAGGCGTTTACAGCGCACCGGTCGCCATCCCGCTTTTGGTGCAGGAATTTGACCGCGCAGGAGCCCTCGACAAGCTCCCGAACTTCATCGCAGGATTCGGTGCAGACTTTTACCACCTCCCGCGCACAACAAAGCAAATCGAGGTGGTCAAGGAATCGTGGACCGTCCCAGCTGTCGTGAACGGCGTTGTACCGCTCGCTGCCGGACAGACGCTTGAATGGAAGCTGAAATAA
- the hisG gene encoding ATP phosphoribosyltransferase — protein MIKVALPNKGMLFEPTQELLKACGYKASKPYKTLTQIDSKNGIEFFFLRPSDIPMYVGRGIIDAGITGIDFNAEAKSPAVKVLDLPFGASKLCAAVPNESPIQSLADLKDATIATSFPNIVEGYYKKKMDFVVLEGAVEISVSLGVANAIVDVVETGTTLKQAGLRIIGEPLFRSNAAIFCNPQKTELEEVNTLIRRIQGKLVAQTYMMIEYDCPSELLSKACEMTPGLDAPTVTKLHGREWYSVKAMVPREEANAIMDKLWDAGARSILLFGIESARI, from the coding sequence ATGATTAAGGTAGCTCTCCCGAACAAGGGCATGCTTTTTGAACCGACCCAGGAACTCCTCAAGGCCTGCGGTTACAAGGCATCCAAGCCCTACAAGACTTTGACCCAGATCGATTCCAAGAACGGTATCGAATTCTTCTTCCTCCGTCCGAGCGACATCCCGATGTACGTGGGTCGCGGCATCATCGACGCAGGCATCACAGGCATTGACTTCAACGCCGAAGCCAAGAGCCCGGCTGTAAAGGTTTTGGACCTCCCGTTTGGCGCTTCCAAGCTCTGCGCTGCAGTCCCGAACGAAAGCCCGATCCAGAGCCTCGCTGACCTCAAGGATGCAACGATCGCCACAAGCTTCCCGAACATCGTGGAAGGCTACTACAAGAAGAAGATGGACTTCGTGGTGCTCGAAGGCGCCGTTGAAATCTCCGTGAGCCTCGGTGTTGCAAACGCCATCGTGGACGTTGTCGAAACAGGTACGACGCTCAAGCAGGCCGGCCTCCGCATCATCGGCGAACCGCTTTTCCGCTCTAACGCCGCCATTTTCTGCAACCCGCAGAAGACCGAACTCGAAGAAGTCAACACGCTCATCCGCCGCATCCAGGGCAAGCTCGTCGCCCAGACGTACATGATGATCGAGTACGACTGTCCCTCCGAACTTCTCTCGAAGGCTTGCGAAATGACTCCGGGTCTCGACGCCCCGACGGTGACGAAGCTCCACGGTCGTGAATGGTACTCCGTGAAGGCCATGGTGCCGCGCGAAGAAGCCAACGCCATCATGGACAAGCTCTGGGACGCAGGCGCAAGGAGCATCCTCCTGTTCGGCATCGAAAGCGCACGTATCTAA
- a CDS encoding ABC transporter ATP-binding protein: MLDEALRLEDVYLSTNELSGTMFSLPRAVSYFENIKASESNKDNQLIAGANLTLKLGETICIGGPSGKGKSAILRMIAGLARPLKGHIYYFGEYIPSERLDALEVAKRQVGYVLQNAALISNLRVADNIALPLHYHKMGTEDEITKKVNMAMDLMRVRNVASMFPHELSVGMQKRVAIARSWAMDPKLLLMDEPTAGLDNYNRRNLLPLIDNMRTMFKTSIIIVTHDLMIAKELDCNLVFLHQKKLTEPHSFDYWLHSDSEISKDQFRDLQSVSPNT, from the coding sequence ATGCTAGACGAAGCCCTCAGACTAGAAGATGTTTACCTCTCGACAAATGAACTTTCGGGAACCATGTTTTCGCTCCCGAGGGCTGTTAGCTATTTCGAGAACATAAAGGCTAGCGAAAGCAACAAGGACAACCAGCTCATCGCAGGGGCAAACCTCACGCTAAAACTCGGCGAGACGATTTGCATCGGCGGCCCTTCCGGCAAAGGCAAGAGCGCCATTCTCCGCATGATTGCAGGGCTTGCACGACCGCTCAAAGGGCACATCTATTACTTTGGCGAATACATCCCATCCGAAAGGCTTGATGCACTCGAAGTCGCAAAGCGCCAAGTGGGTTACGTGCTCCAGAACGCCGCACTGATATCAAACCTGAGAGTTGCAGACAACATCGCACTGCCGCTTCATTACCACAAGATGGGTACCGAAGACGAAATTACCAAAAAAGTCAACATGGCCATGGACTTGATGCGCGTCCGTAACGTGGCAAGCATGTTCCCACACGAACTCAGCGTGGGCATGCAAAAGCGTGTCGCCATCGCAAGGTCGTGGGCCATGGACCCGAAGCTTTTGCTCATGGACGAACCGACCGCAGGGCTTGACAACTACAACCGCAGAAACCTCTTGCCGTTGATTGACAACATGCGAACGATGTTCAAAACGTCCATCATCATCGTCACTCACGACCTCATGATTGCAAAAGAACTGGACTGCAACCTCGTATTCTTGCACCAGAAAAAGCTCACCGAGCCGCACTCTTTTGACTACTGGCTCCATTCGGATAGCGAAATTTCGAAGGACCAGTTCCGCGATCTTCAATCCGTTTCACCCAATACTTAA
- a CDS encoding ABC transporter permease encodes MEKTRLKNWQKMTPVGRLFHSLGIFILKRRFGQLIALFLRTVASLFDKSHNFKSDSRNIILQTFFTGVEIFPSLFAVATLFGTVVIIYLFSLMGRMGFSNDIGSLIVVIIIRELSPIFTAFLIAGRTGSSLTTYIGSMVINSEVDALATMGINPIRYLVMPSVIGGTIATIIMNIIFSASAIGAGYLVTKGIILFTGNAPNLQITWNALSTEIIKALTMPDFVFVIVKPLLFGIIITINACYQALNIKRDIRQVPKATSRSVITSFLYIVFTDALFLMYFVQDYMHNLSSII; translated from the coding sequence ATGGAAAAGACGCGACTTAAAAACTGGCAAAAGATGACCCCTGTCGGGCGATTGTTCCATTCGCTCGGCATATTCATCTTGAAGCGTAGATTCGGGCAACTCATTGCCCTGTTTCTCCGCACAGTAGCGTCCCTTTTCGACAAAAGCCACAATTTCAAGAGTGACTCCCGTAACATCATCTTGCAGACGTTCTTTACCGGCGTCGAAATTTTCCCGTCGCTATTCGCCGTTGCCACTTTGTTCGGAACCGTCGTCATCATCTATCTGTTCTCCCTTATGGGCAGGATGGGTTTTTCAAATGACATCGGCTCCCTCATCGTTGTGATCATCATCCGCGAACTGAGCCCCATCTTCACGGCGTTCCTCATCGCAGGCCGTACAGGTTCCTCGCTGACCACCTACATCGGCAGCATGGTTATCAATTCCGAAGTTGACGCTCTTGCAACCATGGGAATCAACCCCATCCGTTACCTTGTCATGCCTAGCGTGATCGGTGGTACCATAGCGACCATCATCATGAACATCATCTTTAGTGCAAGCGCCATCGGAGCCGGATACCTCGTCACAAAAGGAATCATCTTATTCACCGGCAACGCCCCCAACTTGCAAATCACATGGAACGCCCTCTCGACCGAAATTATCAAGGCGCTCACCATGCCTGACTTTGTCTTTGTCATCGTAAAGCCGCTCCTCTTCGGCATCATTATCACGATCAACGCCTGCTACCAGGCTTTGAACATCAAGCGAGACATCCGCCAAGTCCCCAAGGCAACATCCCGCTCGGTCATCACGTCCTTCCTCTATATTGTTTTTACCGACGCTTTGTTCTTGATGTACTTCGTTCAAGATTACATGCATAACCTTTCATCGATTATTTAA
- a CDS encoding TIGR02452 family protein — MQNRIDYKKLNIEVYEDTAERCRTNARLRESIERSIREQKFTGERENIIVKNRKIFTERANIIVSQKRTLEAAKAYANTKVAVLNFASASHPGGGVTTGAGAQEESICRCSTLHQCFLAPKMEKQFYEPHWHQKNALHDDDCIYTPGVTVIKTDTSAPELLDESDWYNVDVITCAAPNLRNFERQKGLLVDKYGCGSITDKGLKQLHIKRLRRILDIAISNKVESIILGAFGCGAFMNDPRIVADATAEAIKDYLHAFKNIEFAVFCRPGFEQNYKEFSKLREIGL, encoded by the coding sequence ATGCAAAACAGAATTGACTACAAGAAATTAAACATCGAAGTCTACGAAGACACTGCGGAACGGTGCCGCACAAACGCACGATTGCGAGAATCTATTGAACGCTCTATACGCGAACAGAAATTCACCGGGGAGCGCGAAAACATCATTGTCAAAAACCGCAAGATTTTCACCGAACGCGCCAACATCATCGTCTCACAAAAGCGAACACTCGAAGCAGCCAAAGCTTACGCAAACACAAAAGTCGCAGTCCTCAATTTTGCATCCGCATCGCACCCAGGCGGCGGTGTCACAACAGGCGCAGGCGCCCAAGAAGAAAGCATCTGCAGATGTTCCACATTGCACCAATGCTTCCTGGCACCGAAAATGGAAAAGCAATTCTACGAACCGCATTGGCACCAGAAAAATGCGCTCCATGATGACGACTGCATTTACACACCTGGCGTAACGGTCATCAAGACCGACACATCCGCCCCCGAATTGCTAGACGAATCCGATTGGTACAACGTAGACGTTATCACCTGTGCTGCTCCAAACTTGCGCAATTTTGAGCGCCAAAAAGGATTGTTAGTTGATAAATACGGCTGCGGTTCTATCACCGACAAAGGTCTAAAGCAACTGCACATCAAGAGGCTCCGCCGCATTTTGGATATCGCCATCTCGAATAAAGTCGAAAGCATTATTCTCGGAGCATTCGGCTGCGGGGCATTCATGAACGATCCAAGAATCGTCGCAGACGCCACCGCCGAAGCCATCAAGGATTACCTGCACGCGTTCAAGAATATCGAATTCGCCGTATTCTGCCGACCCGGCTTTGAGCAGAACTACAAGGAGTTCAGTAAATTGCGAGAGATAGGGTTATAA
- a CDS encoding OmpA family protein — protein MNLVKTIGRILPVALSLSVLVACGDKKSEKPAPVKQPEPAKVEAPAPEPEQPAPFDFSKFAAIKNNSQVFLTTNAEVEAYLNDAFAKVENGQATSIEFPNVSSLFELASAELSSEGRAVIATVGSKFAQTNIDAASLLVEGYTCDLGSVAYNDELSQRRAETVKAEFSKYIPASKITAKWYGKRMFKKFKYGSREEYRRVNVRIQ, from the coding sequence ATGAATCTGGTAAAAACAATTGGTCGTATTCTTCCGGTAGCTCTCTCGCTCTCTGTCCTCGTCGCTTGCGGCGACAAGAAATCTGAAAAGCCCGCTCCGGTCAAGCAGCCGGAACCGGCCAAGGTCGAAGCCCCGGCACCGGAACCAGAACAGCCGGCACCGTTTGACTTCTCCAAGTTCGCAGCAATCAAGAACAATTCCCAGGTTTTCTTGACCACGAATGCCGAAGTCGAAGCATACCTCAACGACGCATTCGCCAAGGTTGAAAACGGCCAGGCCACCTCGATCGAATTCCCGAACGTGAGCAGCCTCTTCGAACTCGCTAGCGCAGAACTCAGCAGCGAAGGCCGCGCCGTCATCGCAACAGTCGGTTCCAAGTTCGCACAGACCAACATCGATGCCGCATCCCTCCTCGTGGAAGGCTACACCTGCGACCTCGGCTCTGTCGCTTACAACGACGAACTTTCTCAGCGCCGTGCTGAAACCGTCAAGGCTGAATTTTCCAAGTACATTCCGGCTTCCAAGATCACTGCCAAGTGGTATGGCAAGCGCATGTTCAAGAAGTTCAAGTACGGTTCCAGAGAAGAATACCGCCGCGTGAACGTCCGCATCCAGTAA
- a CDS encoding tetratricopeptide repeat protein, translated as MTLRTSFIKVSAIGLAVASTSLFAESNYAPNTYQQNDWFAEFGGNSSMFVNPAGISETDQLEFSAAFFSTTGGEASQEYVSLTYPIDYRHTLGFSLFENAAFVEGGLSHGEIAAQFGYAYRLFHLLSLGVDFSLLYINQFDDGKQLTVSADVGLSWNPLASSKYGDLLIGVAFQNIGGDRSDAYNIPSNLNFSLFYRGFNRLLEFKAEFSLIDVFHSKTEDGEGCDLEMSFSLTYYLSPHLGVRARFTKEGNPVIGATVNVKDVSIFRYLAFDLEMSHDDLWAKKNRGLVWAAKLTTRFGDTREEKIGEERYRRLNIEPENDYYAAMNLYLNRRFLDAAYAFGKIQTKYPSFRLADEAAFYMAKSFENLRMHKAAKSIYEDAIKRYPQSDQLAKFHFQLMNIDYKDGKWTEALDKYQIIARNFGKSNAKADADYIAGQIKFEQGYYQESIDLLASILPGNANYFYARYTMGIAYNRMSKFDEAENCFRAITEQPVTNNSERDIQDAAKVKLGHLFFSAEKPDIVAAAQMYVQVQKDSPVFDEAMLGIAWCFLKARKLDDAMKVAKWIINNFPESFLVSEAYLVIGFCYYIKEDWRNAIEPLSEAEKRTEKPMVSVASRDSARQAYDAMQSELDSVQVVALDLARQLPTPRVESKRKALRPTFDKVHQAIEDYASFMQRSTQSDHFEYNRKRVLDYAGFYLVCVRSGAACAPEEIDPPEIVF; from the coding sequence ATGACGTTGCGTACTAGTTTCATCAAGGTGTCCGCTATCGGACTTGCTGTAGCCAGCACTTCTTTGTTTGCTGAGTCCAATTACGCGCCGAATACCTATCAGCAGAATGACTGGTTTGCCGAATTTGGTGGTAACTCCTCGATGTTCGTGAACCCCGCTGGTATCTCTGAAACCGACCAACTTGAATTCAGCGCTGCATTCTTCAGCACCACTGGTGGCGAAGCTAGCCAAGAATACGTCAGCTTGACATACCCAATCGACTACAGGCACACTTTGGGTTTCTCCCTTTTCGAAAACGCGGCTTTTGTTGAAGGCGGACTGTCCCATGGCGAAATTGCCGCTCAGTTCGGTTACGCTTACAGGCTTTTCCATTTGCTCTCCCTCGGTGTCGATTTCTCTCTCTTGTACATCAATCAGTTCGATGATGGCAAACAGCTTACGGTCAGTGCAGATGTGGGCTTGAGCTGGAACCCGCTTGCTTCTTCGAAGTACGGGGACTTGCTCATTGGCGTTGCTTTCCAGAACATTGGAGGCGACCGTTCCGATGCTTACAATATTCCTTCTAACCTTAACTTTTCGCTTTTCTACCGCGGTTTTAACCGTCTCCTCGAATTCAAGGCTGAATTTTCGCTCATCGATGTATTCCACTCCAAGACCGAAGATGGCGAGGGTTGCGACCTCGAAATGAGTTTTTCCCTGACCTATTATCTTTCGCCTCACCTCGGTGTTCGAGCCCGTTTCACTAAGGAAGGCAATCCGGTCATCGGTGCAACGGTGAACGTCAAAGATGTGAGCATCTTCCGTTATCTCGCTTTCGACCTCGAAATGTCTCACGATGACCTTTGGGCCAAGAAAAATCGCGGTTTAGTGTGGGCCGCCAAACTCACGACCCGCTTCGGTGATACCCGTGAAGAGAAAATCGGCGAAGAACGCTATCGTCGCTTGAATATTGAGCCTGAAAACGACTACTATGCAGCTATGAATCTCTATTTGAATCGTCGGTTCTTGGATGCCGCATACGCTTTTGGTAAAATCCAGACCAAGTACCCATCATTCCGCTTGGCGGACGAGGCTGCTTTCTACATGGCAAAGTCCTTTGAAAACCTCCGTATGCACAAGGCTGCGAAGTCCATCTATGAAGACGCTATCAAACGTTATCCGCAGAGCGATCAACTTGCCAAGTTCCACTTCCAGTTGATGAATATCGACTATAAGGATGGTAAATGGACTGAAGCTTTGGACAAGTACCAAATCATTGCCCGAAATTTTGGCAAAAGCAACGCGAAGGCTGACGCTGACTACATTGCAGGCCAGATAAAGTTCGAGCAGGGCTACTATCAGGAATCCATTGACCTGCTTGCCTCTATTCTTCCGGGTAACGCCAATTATTTCTACGCTCGCTATACCATGGGTATCGCTTACAACCGTATGAGCAAGTTTGACGAAGCCGAAAATTGTTTCCGCGCTATTACGGAACAGCCTGTTACCAACAACTCCGAACGCGATATTCAGGACGCGGCCAAGGTCAAGCTCGGTCACCTATTCTTCTCTGCAGAAAAGCCAGACATCGTTGCGGCTGCTCAGATGTATGTCCAGGTGCAGAAGGATTCTCCGGTGTTCGACGAGGCTATGCTCGGTATTGCATGGTGCTTTCTCAAGGCTCGCAAACTGGATGACGCTATGAAAGTGGCAAAGTGGATTATAAACAACTTTCCGGAATCATTCCTCGTGTCTGAAGCATATCTCGTGATTGGCTTCTGCTACTACATAAAGGAAGACTGGCGGAACGCTATCGAACCTTTGAGCGAAGCTGAAAAACGCACGGAAAAGCCGATGGTGTCTGTTGCTTCTCGCGATAGTGCTCGTCAGGCATACGATGCAATGCAGAGTGAATTAGACTCCGTTCAGGTTGTCGCCTTGGATCTAGCTCGCCAGTTGCCGACTCCTCGTGTGGAAAGCAAGCGTAAAGCTTTGCGCCCGACATTCGACAAGGTTCACCAGGCTATTGAAGATTACGCGTCGTTTATGCAGAGATCAACCCAGAGCGACCACTTTGAATATAACCGCAAGCGCGTCTTGGATTATGCGGGCTTTTATCTCGTATGTGTCCGTTCTGGAGCTGCTTGTGCACCAGAAGAGATTGATCCTCCTGAGATTGTGTTTTGA
- the recR gene encoding recombination mediator RecR, with translation MAHDHAVRAFGLPLMNVEPQSLENLISEFASLPGIGLKTARRLAYHMLSRKKGDVERFADSLMQAAEKVHPCPRCHAFTDEDICPTCRAREGAKSICVVEKNSDILPFERSSVHKGLYFVLGGVISPLDGIGPEALHLPQLVERIKTENIEELVLALGSSPEADSTALMIDRMLAGVNVKRTRLARGIPMGSDLEFIDEVTMLRAFEGRVSL, from the coding sequence ATGGCTCACGATCATGCTGTACGCGCATTTGGACTCCCGCTCATGAACGTAGAACCGCAAAGCCTAGAAAACCTGATTTCTGAATTTGCCTCCCTTCCGGGGATTGGCTTAAAGACGGCACGCCGCCTCGCCTACCACATGCTTTCGCGCAAGAAAGGCGATGTCGAACGCTTTGCCGATAGCTTGATGCAGGCCGCCGAAAAGGTCCACCCGTGCCCGCGCTGCCACGCCTTCACCGACGAAGACATCTGCCCCACGTGCAGAGCCCGCGAAGGCGCCAAGTCCATTTGCGTTGTCGAAAAGAATTCAGACATCCTGCCGTTTGAACGTTCATCTGTACACAAAGGTCTTTACTTTGTCCTCGGCGGCGTGATTTCCCCGCTCGACGGCATCGGCCCCGAAGCACTCCACCTGCCGCAACTCGTGGAACGCATCAAAACAGAAAACATCGAAGAACTTGTCCTTGCACTCGGCTCTAGCCCCGAAGCCGACAGTACCGCGCTCATGATCGACCGCATGCTCGCCGGCGTCAACGTCAAGCGCACCCGCCTTGCCCGCGGCATCCCGATGGGCAGCGACCTGGAATTCATCGACGAAGTCACCATGCTTCGCGCATTCGAAGGGAGAGTATCCTTATGA
- a CDS encoding EAL and HDOD domain-containing protein, producing the protein MQSLAYLARQPILDREGKIFAYELLFRDSPSSDTAIIASDLQATAQVLENILNSIGLTRLVGESKAFINCSREILLDNLFGLLNPDRFVLEILEDVAVDENLIRAIQRHKSFGFELALDDFIMSDEYIRRFEPLFELVSYVKMDLVDNSPEDIAKAAQFFKAKNIKLLAEKVEDEPTYKRCKDIGYDFFQGFFFAKPEIVTGQKIDATSAAILEIIKLLRTRPTLEVLCDEFDKHPDISANLLQFVNSDVRNKPVIESVKGAIVWVGMKHIQEWLTIMLYAHLDSRS; encoded by the coding sequence ATGCAATCTCTCGCTTACTTGGCACGTCAACCGATTCTTGACCGCGAGGGCAAAATCTTCGCGTACGAGTTGCTTTTCCGCGACTCGCCAAGTAGCGATACCGCAATAATCGCAAGCGACTTGCAGGCAACAGCCCAGGTGCTCGAGAACATCTTGAACAGCATCGGGCTTACGCGCCTCGTCGGTGAATCCAAGGCGTTCATCAACTGCAGTCGCGAGATTCTTCTCGACAATTTATTCGGACTTTTAAACCCCGACCGCTTCGTCCTCGAGATTCTCGAAGACGTCGCTGTAGACGAGAACCTCATCCGCGCCATTCAGCGCCACAAGTCTTTCGGCTTTGAACTTGCGCTCGATGACTTTATCATGAGCGACGAATACATCCGTCGCTTCGAGCCGCTGTTCGAACTCGTCTCTTACGTCAAGATGGACCTGGTCGATAACTCGCCCGAAGACATCGCAAAAGCGGCGCAGTTTTTCAAAGCAAAGAACATCAAGTTGCTCGCCGAAAAAGTCGAAGACGAACCGACATACAAACGTTGCAAAGACATCGGCTACGATTTCTTCCAGGGGTTCTTTTTTGCAAAGCCCGAAATCGTAACAGGCCAAAAGATTGACGCCACATCGGCCGCCATCCTAGAAATCATCAAGCTCTTGCGCACACGCCCGACGCTCGAAGTCCTCTGCGATGAATTCGACAAGCACCCGGACATTTCGGCGAACCTTTTGCAGTTCGTGAATTCCGACGTGCGCAACAAGCCCGTCATCGAAAGCGTCAAAGGTGCCATCGTCTGGGTGGGCATGAAGCACATCCAAGAATGGCTCACGATCATGCTGTACGCGCATTTGGACTCCCGCTCATGA